A portion of the Algisphaera agarilytica genome contains these proteins:
- a CDS encoding sensor histidine kinase yields MAWMTLFFGVAIGILLAIPAAWGWSRRTERRVRQLEARARTAERLAELGTMTGGLAHEIKNPLSTVGLNVQLIQEDLADLADVLPAPPEPEDGQTLPQRHGDPPRERLARIQKRTDGLHRETARLRDILEDFLRFAGRVELDRQPTDLNALCDELIDFFQPQADEARVKLRCDLHADPAIVSADPALLKQALLNLLINACQAMTLAREKDEPSGGNSELILRTANTKSAGQDQIAIHVTDTGPGIAPDVLEKIFQPYFSSKRGGSGLGLPTTRRLVEEHDGTLTVHSDQARGSDFVITLPMG; encoded by the coding sequence ATGGCTTGGATGACTCTTTTCTTCGGCGTGGCGATCGGCATCCTGTTGGCGATCCCCGCGGCCTGGGGCTGGTCCCGACGGACCGAACGCCGGGTCCGCCAGCTCGAGGCGCGCGCCCGCACCGCCGAGCGTTTGGCCGAGCTCGGCACCATGACCGGCGGCCTCGCACACGAGATCAAGAACCCGCTCTCCACCGTCGGCCTCAACGTCCAGCTCATCCAGGAAGACCTCGCCGACCTCGCGGATGTGCTCCCTGCGCCGCCCGAGCCCGAAGACGGGCAGACGCTGCCCCAACGCCACGGCGACCCGCCCCGCGAACGCCTCGCCCGCATCCAGAAACGCACGGACGGCCTCCACCGCGAGACCGCCCGCCTCCGCGACATCCTCGAAGACTTCCTCCGCTTCGCCGGCCGCGTCGAGCTCGACCGGCAGCCCACCGACCTCAACGCGCTCTGCGACGAACTGATCGACTTCTTCCAGCCCCAGGCGGATGAAGCCCGGGTCAAGCTGCGTTGCGACCTCCATGCCGACCCCGCGATCGTCTCGGCCGACCCCGCCCTGCTCAAGCAGGCCCTGCTCAACCTGCTGATCAACGCCTGCCAGGCGATGACCCTGGCCCGCGAAAAAGACGAGCCGTCGGGCGGCAACAGCGAGCTCATCCTGCGCACCGCCAACACCAAGTCGGCCGGGCAGGATCAGATCGCGATCCACGTCACCGACACCGGCCCCGGCATCGCCCCGGACGTGCTCGAGAAAATCTTCCAGCCCTACTTCTCCTCGAAACGCGGCGGCAGCGGCCTAGGCCTGCCCACCACCCGTCGGCTCGTCGAAGAACACGACGGCACACTCACCGTCCACTCGGACCAAGCCCGGGGCAGCGATTTCGTGATCACCCTGCCCATGGGCTGA
- a CDS encoding L-rhamnose mutarotase, with translation MPQDSPARYGMTIGLKDDMVDEYLRLHASVWPDVDAMIGECNIRNMSIFIHELPDGHHYLFMYLEYIGDDFDADMQKMAADPMTQKWWKETEPCQQPLPNRKAGELWAQMKEVVHHW, from the coding sequence ATGCCCCAAGACTCCCCCGCTCGCTACGGCATGACCATCGGCCTCAAGGACGACATGGTCGACGAATACCTCCGCCTCCACGCCAGCGTCTGGCCCGATGTCGATGCGATGATCGGCGAATGCAACATCCGCAACATGTCCATCTTCATCCACGAGCTCCCCGATGGCCACCACTACCTGTTCATGTACCTGGAGTACATCGGCGACGACTTCGACGCCGACATGCAGAAGATGGCGGCCGACCCGATGACCCAGAAGTGGTGGAAAGAAACCGAGCCCTGCCAGCAGCCGCTGCCCAACCGCAAAGCAGGCGAGCTGTGGGCGCAGATGAAAGAAGTCGTCCACCACTGGTGA
- a CDS encoding bifunctional 4-hydroxy-2-oxoglutarate aldolase/2-dehydro-3-deoxy-phosphogluconate aldolase, translating into MSNTPSREELVKQIETVGLVAIIRANASSGLLETCKALADGGVTVAEITMTTPGALDAIATAHTQLGDQMLVGVGSVLNREIAKQAIEAGAQFVVSPIFKPEIIEEAHKHGKPCFCGAFTPTEVLQAFEAGSDVVKVFPANHNGPKFFKDILAPMPHLKLTPTGGVDLTTIPDWFAAGARCVGVGSALVKKDLIEKQDWAGLTDLAKQFVDAVAKVRS; encoded by the coding sequence ATGAGCAACACCCCCTCCCGCGAAGAACTCGTCAAGCAGATCGAAACCGTCGGCCTGGTCGCCATCATCCGCGCCAACGCCTCCTCGGGCCTGCTGGAAACCTGTAAGGCCCTGGCCGACGGAGGCGTGACCGTCGCCGAGATCACCATGACCACCCCCGGGGCGCTCGACGCCATCGCCACCGCCCACACCCAGCTCGGCGACCAGATGCTCGTCGGCGTCGGCTCCGTGCTCAACCGTGAGATCGCCAAGCAGGCCATCGAGGCGGGTGCCCAGTTCGTCGTCAGCCCGATCTTCAAGCCCGAGATCATCGAAGAGGCCCACAAGCACGGCAAGCCCTGCTTCTGCGGCGCGTTCACCCCGACCGAAGTGCTCCAGGCTTTCGAGGCGGGCAGCGACGTGGTCAAGGTCTTCCCCGCCAACCACAACGGCCCGAAGTTCTTCAAGGACATCCTCGCCCCGATGCCCCACCTCAAGCTCACGCCCACCGGCGGCGTCGACCTCACCACCATCCCCGACTGGTTCGCCGCGGGCGCCCGCTGCGTCGGCGTCGGCTCGGCGTTGGTGAAGAAAGACCTGATCGAGAAGCAGGACTGGGCCGGCCTCACCGATCTCGCCAAGCAGTTCGTCGACGCGGTCGCCAAGGTCCGCAGCTGA
- a CDS encoding cold-shock protein, with protein MSTQGSVKWFDPKKGYGFICGPEGQDVFVHYSQIQGDGFRSLKDGEVVEYELIQGEKGYQAKDVHMAQQDAVAND; from the coding sequence ATGTCTACGCAAGGTTCCGTTAAGTGGTTTGATCCGAAGAAGGGTTATGGGTTCATCTGCGGCCCCGAGGGTCAGGATGTTTTTGTGCACTACTCGCAGATCCAGGGCGACGGCTTCCGCTCGCTCAAAGACGGTGAAGTCGTGGAATATGAACTCATCCAGGGCGAAAAAGGCTACCAGGCCAAAGACGTCCACATGGCTCAACAGGACGCCGTGGCCAACGACTGA